The following are encoded together in the Rhizophagus irregularis chromosome 21, complete sequence genome:
- a CDS encoding uncharacterized protein (SECRETED:cutsite_ASA-NE; SECRETED:prob_0.7746); SECRETED:SignalP(1-20) — MKFILMFIIVIVAFSAFASANEPRITPVEKSSSLVARAGTCPSGTYACADKEGGCCSDGTSCLPNFQCSGSGKSSGATSTTSSGVASSTISLILSIAAYFYLV, encoded by the coding sequence ATGAAGTTTATCTTAATGTTTATTATCGTCATTGTAGCTTTCAGCGCTTTTGCTTCAGCTAATGAGCCGCGTATTACTCCCGTTGAAAAAAGTTCATCTTTGGTAGCAAGAGCTGGTACTTGCCCATCTGGAACTTATGCATGTGCAGATAAAGAAGGGGGATGTTGCTCAGATGGTACATCTTGTTTACCTAACTTCCAATGCAGCGGTAGTGGAAAATCTAGTGGGGCGACTTCTACTACTAGTAGTGGGGTAGCTTCATCAACAATCTCACTAATTCTCTCAATTGCagcttatttttatttagtttaa